The following proteins are co-located in the Dyadobacter chenwenxiniae genome:
- a CDS encoding EamA family transporter, whose protein sequence is MLYFSLSVLFTVALYLVMRAFPRYKVDSFHAVVFNYYACVLTGLLLTPDLHLFEKITWHNEGTWITLALGGMFVVTFMLIGLTAQKVSVTATSLAGNMSLVIPVLFGLFVFKNNNKAFTLINYAGLVFAVVALALGAIQSTKKDSPINSAAPAHLLLILPVFTFLAAGTNNTLINYLSVKYYAPGETTLFMIIACSGAILIGSAILLFRILTRGEQVHWRSVVGGLILGVPNFLSLYFLLLALASFGNSAAFVFPIYNILTMLVSACAAWLIYREKLNHLNKFGLLLAVVAIIMISYQELGL, encoded by the coding sequence ATGCTTTATTTTTCACTGTCGGTTCTTTTCACGGTTGCCCTTTACCTCGTTATGCGCGCTTTTCCGCGCTATAAAGTGGACTCTTTCCACGCCGTTGTTTTCAATTACTACGCGTGCGTGCTGACAGGATTGTTATTGACGCCGGATCTGCATCTGTTTGAAAAAATCACCTGGCATAACGAAGGGACATGGATCACCTTAGCATTAGGCGGAATGTTTGTTGTGACATTCATGCTAATTGGGCTTACGGCGCAGAAAGTGAGTGTCACAGCAACGTCGCTGGCGGGGAATATGTCGCTGGTGATCCCTGTGCTTTTTGGTTTATTTGTTTTCAAAAACAATAATAAAGCGTTTACCCTAATCAACTATGCCGGGCTCGTCTTCGCAGTCGTTGCCCTGGCGCTGGGCGCAATCCAGAGTACTAAAAAGGACTCTCCGATAAATTCGGCAGCACCGGCTCATTTGCTTCTTATTTTGCCCGTTTTCACATTTCTGGCAGCAGGGACCAATAATACATTAATCAATTACTTGTCTGTCAAATACTACGCGCCCGGCGAAACCACGCTATTTATGATCATCGCCTGCTCGGGCGCTATCCTGATTGGTTCGGCTATACTATTGTTCCGGATCCTGACACGCGGCGAACAAGTGCACTGGCGCAGTGTTGTCGGCGGGCTGATTCTGGGAGTCCCTAATTTTCTCTCCTTATATTTTCTGCTGCTGGCGCTGGCGTCTTTTGGGAACAGCGCCGCATTCGTCTTCCCCATTTACAACATTCTCACAATGCTCGTCTCCGCTTGCGCCGCCTGGCTGATTTACCGCGAAAAGCTGAACCATCTTAACAAATTTGGGCTTCTATTGGCAGTCGTTGCGATTATCATGATATCTTACCAGGAACTGGGCCTTTAA